In the genome of Xanthomonas translucens pv. cerealis, one region contains:
- a CDS encoding lipocalin family protein, which yields MKIIRMHKLVHALAVSALTLSVVMLASDAMAQAVGTFAPIETSITLPHDEAAHRQPAEWWYMTGFLDGTDPSGGKHSYAYEMVVFQIVGIANTQPVYDAHFAISDLDRGDFRFKKQVIIGPLTNSTDRFDLDVAGFQMGGSMGTYYAKASPPDLDYAIDLATQALQKPTLNGTNGVETYGGFISPYYSFNVNATSGTVWDHGVPVKVAGTSWYDHEWANGIPGDANSGWTWFGVSLDDNSQYNISFFMKGDGTVDQALAVKTADGHYTPIDPDAIKLERIGSWKSPNTDYTYPAQWKVTLPDGAITITPMLQNAELYAPATQKFYFEGPAKVVGTLAGKSITGKAFAEMNPWGVEWGARVLP from the coding sequence GTGAAAATCATCCGGATGCACAAGCTCGTGCATGCGCTAGCGGTCTCTGCCCTTACGCTTTCTGTCGTGATGCTTGCATCCGATGCGATGGCGCAGGCAGTAGGGACGTTTGCGCCAATCGAAACCAGTATTACGCTTCCGCACGATGAAGCAGCGCATCGTCAACCCGCCGAATGGTGGTACATGACCGGCTTTCTGGACGGGACCGATCCGTCAGGTGGAAAGCACTCCTACGCCTACGAAATGGTCGTCTTCCAGATCGTCGGCATTGCCAATACGCAGCCGGTCTACGATGCGCACTTCGCGATCTCGGACCTGGATCGCGGCGACTTCCGCTTCAAAAAGCAGGTGATCATCGGGCCGTTGACCAATTCGACCGACCGTTTCGATCTGGATGTCGCCGGTTTCCAGATGGGCGGGTCGATGGGCACGTACTACGCCAAAGCCTCGCCACCAGATCTGGACTATGCCATCGACCTCGCCACGCAGGCATTGCAAAAGCCGACGTTGAACGGGACCAACGGTGTGGAAACCTATGGCGGATTCATCTCGCCGTATTATTCCTTCAACGTCAACGCAACCAGCGGGACGGTGTGGGACCACGGCGTGCCGGTCAAGGTTGCCGGAACCTCCTGGTACGACCACGAATGGGCCAACGGCATTCCCGGGGACGCCAACAGCGGATGGACTTGGTTCGGCGTGTCGCTGGACGACAACAGCCAATACAACATCAGTTTCTTCATGAAGGGCGACGGCACGGTAGATCAAGCACTCGCCGTCAAGACCGCCGACGGTCACTACACGCCGATCGATCCCGACGCCATCAAGCTCGAACGTATCGGCAGCTGGAAGAGTCCCAATACCGACTACACCTATCCGGCGCAATGGAAGGTCACCTTGCCGGACGGCGCAATCACTATCACCCCGATGCTGCAGAACGCCGAACTGTATGCACCGGCCACGCAAAAGTTCTATTTCGAGGGTCCCGCCAAGGTGGTGGGCACATTGGCGGGAAAATCCATTACCGGCAAGGCGTTCGCAGAAATGAATCCGTGGGGCGTCGAATGGGGTGCGCGCGTCCTGCCTTGA